From Homalodisca vitripennis isolate AUS2020 chromosome 1, UT_GWSS_2.1, whole genome shotgun sequence, the proteins below share one genomic window:
- the LOC124370183 gene encoding transmembrane protein 234 homolog isoform X1, whose protein sequence is MDEMMYLFLVGLLWGVTNPLIKKGSAGVSKVEGGNVFVRFFKDIKFFVTNWKCMIPFLVNQSGSVLYYFTLKSANLTFAVPITNSVAFLVTAITGWCLGESAPKPRTILGSSLIVLGTACYIFDKT, encoded by the exons ATGAAATGATGTACCTCTTCCTTGTGGGGTTGTTATGGGGAGTGACTAATCCATTGATAAAGAAGGGGTCTGCTGGAGTCTCTAAAGTTGAAGGAGGCAATGTCTTTGTCAGATTCTTCAAGGACATCAAGTTTTTTGTTACCAACTGGAAG tgcatGATCCCATTTCTGGTCAACCAAAGTGGCTCAGTTTTGTATTACTTCACCTTGAAATCTGCAA ATTTAACTTTTGCAGTTCCTATCACCAACTCTGTAGCATTCCTAGTGACAGCAATCACAGGTTGGTGCCTGGGAGAGTCTGCACCCAAACCAA GAACAATTTTAGGATCATCTCTTATTGTCCTAGGAACAGCTTGCTACATCTTCGACAAGACTTAA
- the LOC124370183 gene encoding transmembrane protein 234 homolog isoform X2, with the protein MMYLFLVGLLWGVTNPLIKKGSAGVSKVEGGNVFVRFFKDIKFFVTNWKCMIPFLVNQSGSVLYYFTLKSANLTFAVPITNSVAFLVTAITGWCLGESAPKPRTILGSSLIVLGTACYIFDKT; encoded by the exons ATGATGTACCTCTTCCTTGTGGGGTTGTTATGGGGAGTGACTAATCCATTGATAAAGAAGGGGTCTGCTGGAGTCTCTAAAGTTGAAGGAGGCAATGTCTTTGTCAGATTCTTCAAGGACATCAAGTTTTTTGTTACCAACTGGAAG tgcatGATCCCATTTCTGGTCAACCAAAGTGGCTCAGTTTTGTATTACTTCACCTTGAAATCTGCAA ATTTAACTTTTGCAGTTCCTATCACCAACTCTGTAGCATTCCTAGTGACAGCAATCACAGGTTGGTGCCTGGGAGAGTCTGCACCCAAACCAA GAACAATTTTAGGATCATCTCTTATTGTCCTAGGAACAGCTTGCTACATCTTCGACAAGACTTAA